A single genomic interval of uncultured Desulfobacter sp. harbors:
- a CDS encoding efflux RND transporter permease subunit, translated as MKSITDFALNNSRTVIVLMLVIFFGGIISFGKIPKLEDPRITIREALVSAKNPGMSVEKVERLITRPIEEQIRSMGEVDDIKDSASKVGECIIHVTIKDEVPAKELPMVWKLLRNKMSDLAPSLPGGTIGPMVNDTVGDTSMATIALWSEGFSMAEMRETARAIRERLNLMKGIQKIDLTGVQEERIYIEFSNPTLAQIGIDPRVIGQTLRQQNIIRPAGSTDINGVEIILETLGSFTSIKEIGDVLIPVEGTEAAIPLRDIADIRKAYVEPIQNPAYYNGHQAIVLSLFLFEGVDAVKFGKQLKERVKEIELSLPLGYKLDFATYQPELISRSVNGMVSNVVQSVGIVLIVVMIMLGLRTGLIVGSFIPLVMLFGVVMMYAFNIEMQRISLATMIIALGMFVDNAIVVSDDVKVNLESGMKRREAVLKSGRSLSVPLLTSTLTTVFAFGPIILQIGSTGDYTKSLGQVMIILLMGSWFLSMFSSTSFCYWFMKTKPPAGTANNEKIDPYQGKFYRIYRKFLVFGLRNPMLVLGFVGLAFAIAVYSFTKIPRILFPEGDRNQYTVYLDFPAGTHIEETDRQVQNFCAWLQDKKANPEITGSIAYVGNGGPRFFLSLSPIDPDPHSAFVIVNTQTGDQVNDLIQRTRQYLLDRFPNARGRVKAMYLGSSEPGILEIRLSGPNIDVLEKQAEQLKEGLRHIPGTLDIKDDWNNRVISTKIAVDQYRARRAGLTSQDVADSMSYFIDGAVITDFHQGNVDIPIVGRGVKEERDASSSLATLSVYSQSGNTSVPLNQVADIYSIGALNRIVRYNQERTIKVSGKHQVLKAVELFEQLKPTLDGLEFPTNHYWEMGGELENSAKAMSKLSKPLFPCFAAIIILLVWQFNSIRRAAIIMLTMPLVLVGAAVGLVVMGADFGFMAILGLLALAGSIVNNGIVMIDKIEENIREGQTPYDAVINSAISRFRPILLSVSTTMLGFLPLIIHHDALFYNMACVMFFGLGIGSLFTLNYVPALYTLFFRIKAPNQ; from the coding sequence ATGAAAAGTATAACCGATTTTGCACTCAATAATTCACGAACCGTTATCGTACTAATGCTTGTGATATTCTTCGGCGGTATTATCTCGTTTGGAAAAATTCCAAAACTCGAAGATCCGCGCATTACAATTCGCGAAGCATTGGTTTCGGCAAAAAACCCCGGTATGTCAGTGGAAAAGGTTGAACGGTTGATCACCCGCCCCATAGAAGAACAAATAAGATCCATGGGTGAAGTGGATGACATCAAAGATTCCGCATCCAAGGTTGGTGAATGTATTATCCATGTGACGATTAAGGACGAAGTGCCTGCAAAAGAGCTTCCCATGGTCTGGAAATTGCTGCGTAACAAAATGAGTGACTTGGCACCTAGTCTGCCTGGCGGCACTATCGGACCCATGGTCAACGATACCGTCGGTGACACATCCATGGCGACCATTGCACTGTGGAGTGAGGGCTTTTCCATGGCGGAAATGCGCGAAACCGCCCGAGCAATTCGGGAACGCCTCAACCTGATGAAGGGGATTCAGAAAATAGATTTAACCGGTGTTCAGGAAGAGCGTATTTATATCGAATTTTCAAACCCCACGCTGGCTCAAATCGGAATTGATCCACGGGTTATTGGGCAAACCCTGAGGCAGCAAAACATTATCCGTCCCGCCGGCAGTACAGATATTAACGGTGTGGAAATCATCCTGGAGACTTTAGGCAGCTTCACATCCATTAAAGAGATCGGCGATGTGCTCATACCCGTTGAGGGCACCGAGGCCGCAATCCCGCTTCGCGATATAGCAGACATCAGAAAAGCTTATGTGGAGCCTATCCAAAACCCTGCCTATTACAATGGGCATCAAGCTATTGTACTGAGTCTGTTTTTGTTTGAGGGTGTGGATGCCGTAAAATTCGGCAAACAATTGAAAGAAAGAGTCAAGGAGATTGAGCTCTCTCTGCCCTTGGGCTACAAGCTGGATTTTGCCACTTATCAGCCTGAACTCATCTCCAGATCCGTCAATGGAATGGTGAGCAATGTGGTGCAGAGTGTCGGGATTGTCCTCATAGTTGTGATGATTATGCTTGGGCTTAGAACCGGCTTGATTGTGGGATCATTCATACCCCTTGTCATGCTCTTCGGAGTGGTAATGATGTATGCGTTCAACATAGAAATGCAGCGCATTTCACTTGCTACGATGATTATTGCCCTGGGCATGTTTGTCGATAACGCCATCGTGGTGTCTGATGATGTCAAGGTAAACCTGGAGAGCGGAATGAAGCGCAGGGAAGCGGTTTTAAAATCCGGCCGATCTCTTTCAGTTCCACTTCTGACCAGCACGCTCACAACCGTATTCGCCTTTGGACCAATTATCCTTCAAATCGGCAGTACCGGAGATTATACCAAATCCCTGGGTCAGGTTATGATTATTCTGCTGATGGGCTCATGGTTCCTCTCCATGTTTTCCTCAACCAGCTTTTGTTACTGGTTTATGAAGACCAAGCCCCCTGCCGGCACAGCCAACAATGAAAAGATTGATCCTTACCAGGGTAAATTCTACCGGATTTACCGGAAATTTCTGGTATTCGGTCTGCGCAACCCAATGCTTGTGCTGGGTTTTGTGGGTTTGGCTTTTGCAATAGCCGTATATAGTTTTACAAAAATACCCCGAATCCTGTTTCCCGAAGGAGACCGAAATCAGTATACGGTTTATCTTGATTTTCCTGCCGGAACCCACATTGAGGAAACCGACAGGCAGGTTCAGAATTTTTGTGCCTGGCTGCAGGATAAAAAAGCAAATCCCGAAATTACCGGATCAATTGCCTATGTAGGAAACGGCGGCCCACGGTTTTTCCTTTCCCTGTCACCAATAGATCCTGATCCGCATAGTGCTTTTGTTATTGTAAATACACAAACAGGGGATCAGGTAAATGATCTTATCCAACGAACACGACAGTATCTTCTGGATCGTTTTCCCAATGCCCGCGGAAGGGTCAAAGCGATGTATCTGGGATCTTCCGAACCTGGAATATTGGAGATCCGGCTCAGTGGTCCGAATATAGACGTATTAGAGAAACAGGCCGAACAATTAAAGGAGGGATTGAGGCATATCCCCGGCACTCTGGATATAAAGGATGATTGGAACAACCGGGTTATTTCAACAAAGATTGCGGTGGACCAATACCGTGCCCGCCGTGCCGGATTAACTTCCCAGGACGTAGCCGATTCTATGAGCTACTTTATTGACGGCGCTGTAATAACCGATTTCCACCAGGGAAATGTGGATATCCCCATTGTGGGACGTGGTGTCAAGGAAGAGCGTGATGCATCGTCCAGCCTGGCAACACTGAGTGTTTACTCACAATCCGGTAACACCAGTGTCCCCTTAAATCAGGTTGCCGATATATACAGCATAGGAGCACTCAACCGGATTGTGCGCTACAACCAGGAACGGACCATAAAAGTCAGTGGTAAACACCAGGTATTGAAAGCGGTTGAGCTTTTTGAGCAACTCAAACCAACCCTTGACGGGCTTGAGTTTCCCACAAATCATTATTGGGAAATGGGAGGTGAACTGGAAAATTCTGCCAAAGCAATGAGTAAACTGTCAAAACCATTGTTCCCATGTTTTGCCGCTATCATCATTCTGCTGGTATGGCAGTTTAACTCTATCCGTCGAGCCGCCATCATTATGCTGACCATGCCGCTGGTACTGGTGGGTGCTGCGGTTGGACTGGTCGTTATGGGGGCGGATTTTGGTTTTATGGCCATTCTCGGACTTCTGGCCCTGGCCGGATCCATTGTGAATAACGGCATCGTAATGATTGACAAAATAGAAGAAAACATACGGGAGGGCCAGACCCCTTATGATGCGGTTATCAATTCTGCCATCAGCCGTTTCAGACCCATACTGCTTTCCGTCTCAACCACCATGCTTGGCTTCCTGCCGCTGATTATTCACCATGACGCGCTCTTCTATAACATGGCGTGTGTCATGTTTTTTGGCCTGGGAATCGGCAGTCTATTTACACTGAACTATGTTCCGGCGCTTTATACCCTGTTTTTTCGTATTAAAGCACCAAATCAGTAA
- a CDS encoding efflux RND transporter periplasmic adaptor subunit: protein MIKHPHFGSLWIKILLFALIGITLTACKEKTEIVEQVRALKTITVSEKATAPVRKFSGIVNATDSSNLSFEVNGIVDTVLVDIGSRVKKGQPLAVLDKEPYKLDMDAVRAELTAAKAQVVSTKEAYDRQKRVYSQGAGAKSRLERAKYNYEAARSKVKYQTAKLNLSKRNLDKTTLTAPYDGYIAWRSVQPHEEIKVGQTVLTIDAKGALEVGLAVPETTIHHLRVGTSATVRFPSLPDHSVKGSISDIGTSAVKSNAFPVKVRLTGPTEKISPGMTAEVSLVLEKERQEQEAGFRIPIQAILPAREIGQGYIFVYNPETSTVQKRLVETIRGEQNMAIVYKGLSAGDIIAVAGVGFLADGMKVKLMGH from the coding sequence ATGATTAAGCACCCGCATTTTGGCAGTCTTTGGATAAAAATTTTATTGTTTGCCCTCATTGGGATTACCCTGACGGCATGCAAAGAAAAAACGGAGATTGTTGAGCAGGTTCGAGCTCTTAAGACCATCACTGTTTCCGAAAAGGCCACCGCTCCGGTACGCAAGTTCTCCGGAATTGTCAATGCAACCGATTCTTCCAATTTAAGTTTTGAGGTCAATGGAATTGTTGATACGGTACTTGTCGATATCGGAAGTCGTGTCAAAAAAGGCCAACCGTTGGCTGTTCTGGATAAGGAACCCTACAAGCTGGACATGGATGCCGTACGAGCCGAACTTACGGCTGCGAAGGCCCAGGTTGTCAGTACAAAAGAGGCCTACGACCGGCAAAAAAGGGTTTATTCACAAGGTGCGGGAGCCAAAAGCAGACTGGAGCGGGCAAAGTATAATTACGAAGCGGCCAGGAGTAAGGTGAAATATCAAACCGCTAAGCTGAATCTCTCTAAACGGAATCTTGATAAGACCACGCTGACCGCACCGTACGATGGCTATATCGCCTGGCGTTCAGTGCAACCTCACGAGGAAATCAAGGTTGGTCAAACAGTACTGACAATAGATGCCAAAGGGGCCTTGGAAGTAGGACTGGCCGTTCCTGAGACCACGATTCACCATTTGCGTGTCGGTACTTCGGCAACGGTCCGTTTTCCCTCGCTGCCCGACCATTCCGTAAAAGGAAGTATTTCCGATATTGGTACCTCCGCTGTGAAATCCAATGCTTTCCCGGTCAAGGTTCGTTTGACCGGGCCGACAGAAAAGATAAGTCCGGGTATGACCGCTGAAGTGTCACTGGTCCTTGAGAAGGAACGCCAGGAACAGGAAGCTGGTTTCCGGATCCCGATTCAGGCGATCCTCCCTGCAAGGGAAATCGGACAAGGCTATATTTTTGTATATAACCCGGAAACATCCACCGTTCAAAAAAGGCTGGTCGAAACCATTAGGGGAGAGCAGAATATGGCCATCGTCTATAAAGGCCTTTCTGCCGGAGATATCATTGCAGTTGCCGGCGTAGGTTTCCTAGCTGATGGAATGAAGGTTAAGCTTATGGGTCATTAA
- a CDS encoding helix-turn-helix domain-containing protein, whose translation MDNAQSTLPSFEGNKKIQAVRAFVGETLCNIYLTGRAGTGKTTFLKSLQDFCPKQFIVAAPTGVAAVNAGGVTLHSFFQIPLGPFLPGQNDRSQDNRRFFRFSKVKKQIINGLDLLVIDEISMVRADLLDALDAVLRRLRRDERPFGGVQLLLIGDLFQLPPVTKPDEWNLLSNYYASPYFFSSQALSRSDLVTIELETVYRQSDPDFIRLLNAVRENRMDGRCTDILNQRVQPDPPDQGYITLTTHNRRAESINDLKLARLGETAHILSAEVSGDFPSHAFPTGEQLTLKPGAQVMFLRNDASPDKAYFNGTIGEVTHVGTETVTVACRGSVGRAAGESASDLTDGPVVEVKPVDWENVTYKVNEEDKTIQQEVVGRFKQFPLKLAWAVTIHKSQGLTFDRAIVDAKNAFAHGQVYVALSRCTGLDGLVLTAPVPPHALGTDPVVVDFMNRTAPPDQDLAAIFRSARAACQQTLVLKCFDCASFRRLFFYFLRLAKDNRNVMRIPGLGEPAELESRVRDQVFQVSDKFQIQLKSLMAQEPLPEASAAIQERVQKASAWFGNTLDQVFGRLLEKGAVDTDNAALAKQVQNALDNLKREVRVKRAGILSCIDGFSTTTYLRAVSSQAMADAPGNQSKKSSGSSTTDYTELDIAHPEMFQALKAWRTRTAAAQNVKAFQVAHQKVLVQIAVCLPRSKKSLQALRGVGPATVESYGEELLAMVDTYCNEKEIPGDDSPEPRPAEQVSKKEPGAPRNKAPGTDKATSQVNTRDISLMLFKDGLSVDKIAEERGLAPTTIQGHLCSFIAKGELAVDLLVQDKEKQAAIATVVSPDKTLSQMKEELGDDYSYGEIRAVVAHLKHLESGDG comes from the coding sequence ATGGATAATGCGCAATCCACATTGCCTTCCTTTGAAGGCAACAAAAAAATCCAGGCGGTTCGGGCCTTTGTCGGGGAAACCCTGTGTAATATTTATCTGACCGGCAGGGCCGGCACCGGTAAAACCACGTTTCTGAAATCTTTGCAGGATTTCTGTCCCAAGCAGTTTATTGTTGCCGCACCCACAGGCGTTGCCGCCGTAAATGCCGGCGGCGTGACCCTGCACTCCTTTTTCCAGATTCCGTTGGGACCTTTTTTGCCCGGACAAAATGATCGCTCCCAGGATAACCGACGGTTTTTCAGGTTCTCAAAGGTTAAAAAACAGATTATCAACGGCCTTGATCTGTTGGTGATAGATGAAATTTCCATGGTTCGGGCTGATCTGTTGGACGCTTTGGATGCTGTGTTACGGCGGTTGCGCCGGGATGAGCGCCCCTTTGGCGGGGTTCAACTGCTGCTCATCGGCGATCTGTTCCAACTGCCGCCGGTGACCAAACCCGATGAATGGAATCTTTTGTCCAATTATTATGCCTCTCCCTATTTTTTTTCGAGCCAGGCGTTGAGCCGTTCCGATCTGGTGACAATAGAGCTTGAGACCGTTTACCGGCAAAGCGACCCGGATTTTATCCGCCTGCTCAATGCCGTGCGTGAAAACCGTATGGATGGCCGTTGTACCGACATCCTCAACCAGCGGGTACAGCCCGATCCTCCGGATCAGGGTTATATCACCTTGACCACGCATAATCGACGGGCCGAATCCATCAATGATTTGAAACTTGCCCGGCTTGGGGAGACTGCACACATCCTGTCTGCAGAAGTATCCGGAGATTTTCCGTCCCATGCCTTCCCCACAGGAGAGCAACTTACCCTGAAACCCGGTGCCCAGGTGATGTTTCTGCGCAATGACGCCTCCCCTGATAAAGCCTATTTCAACGGCACCATCGGGGAAGTTACCCATGTGGGAACCGAAACCGTAACCGTGGCCTGCCGGGGCAGTGTCGGCAGAGCGGCCGGGGAAAGTGCGTCAGATTTGACGGATGGCCCCGTTGTGGAAGTCAAGCCGGTGGATTGGGAAAATGTGACATACAAGGTCAACGAGGAAGATAAAACCATCCAACAGGAGGTGGTGGGGAGGTTCAAGCAGTTCCCGTTAAAACTTGCCTGGGCTGTCACCATTCACAAAAGCCAGGGCTTAACCTTTGACCGGGCCATTGTGGACGCAAAAAATGCCTTTGCCCACGGCCAGGTCTATGTGGCCTTGAGCCGCTGTACCGGCCTTGACGGGCTGGTGCTTACCGCTCCTGTACCGCCCCACGCCTTGGGTACCGATCCGGTGGTGGTGGATTTTATGAACCGGACGGCTCCGCCGGACCAGGATCTTGCCGCGATTTTTAGATCTGCCCGGGCCGCCTGCCAGCAGACCCTGGTACTTAAATGCTTTGACTGCGCAAGTTTCAGACGGTTGTTTTTTTATTTTCTGCGCCTGGCAAAAGACAACCGCAATGTGATGCGCATCCCCGGTCTTGGTGAGCCGGCGGAACTGGAATCCAGGGTCCGGGACCAGGTATTCCAGGTGAGCGATAAATTTCAGATTCAATTGAAAAGTTTGATGGCACAGGAGCCTTTGCCGGAAGCAAGTGCCGCTATCCAGGAGCGGGTGCAAAAAGCCAGTGCCTGGTTTGGCAATACCCTGGATCAGGTGTTTGGCCGTCTGCTTGAAAAAGGTGCCGTGGACACCGATAATGCGGCCCTGGCCAAACAGGTGCAAAATGCCCTGGACAATTTAAAGCGGGAAGTTCGTGTTAAACGGGCCGGAATTTTATCCTGTATAGACGGATTTTCCACCACCACTTACCTTCGGGCCGTGTCATCCCAAGCCATGGCAGATGCGCCGGGAAATCAGTCTAAAAAGAGTTCCGGTTCATCCACTACGGATTACACGGAACTTGACATTGCCCATCCTGAAATGTTTCAAGCCTTAAAGGCGTGGCGGACCCGGACTGCAGCCGCTCAAAATGTCAAGGCGTTCCAGGTAGCCCACCAGAAAGTCCTGGTTCAGATCGCAGTCTGCCTGCCCCGGTCGAAAAAAAGCCTGCAAGCCCTGAGAGGCGTTGGCCCGGCCACCGTGGAAAGCTATGGTGAGGAACTGCTGGCTATGGTGGATACGTACTGCAATGAAAAAGAGATTCCGGGCGATGATTCCCCTGAACCGCGTCCTGCAGAACAAGTTTCAAAGAAAGAGCCGGGAGCCCCCCGTAACAAAGCCCCAGGCACGGATAAGGCCACATCCCAGGTCAACACCCGGGACATCAGCCTGATGTTGTTTAAAGACGGTCTGTCCGTGGACAAGATTGCCGAGGAACGGGGGCTGGCGCCTACCACCATCCAGGGGCACTTATGTTCCTTTATTGCCAAAGGCGAACTGGCTGTGGACCTGCTGGTGCAAGACAAAGAAAAACAGGCAGCCATCGCGACAGTCGTATCGCCTGATAAAACTTTGAGCCAGATGAAAGAGGAGCTGGGCGACGATTATTCCTACGGTGAAATTCGGGCCGTCGTGGCTCACCTGAAACATCTTGAATCCGGGGACGGATAG
- a CDS encoding transcriptional regulator, giving the protein MRTVTLGVATQEEIKQSVLAAFDGIYQGEFITFDSPALLFKIISGKRWDLIQEMTGAGPLSIREVARRLGRDVKAVHTDVHKLLKTGILEKTESGKIEFPYDEIHVDFVVKSVNAA; this is encoded by the coding sequence ATGAGAACGGTAACATTAGGGGTGGCAACCCAGGAAGAAATAAAACAAAGTGTATTAGCCGCTTTTGATGGGATTTATCAAGGGGAATTTATCACTTTCGACTCTCCTGCTCTGCTTTTTAAAATCATTTCCGGTAAACGATGGGATCTGATTCAGGAAATGACCGGAGCCGGACCATTATCGATCCGCGAAGTGGCCAGGCGATTAGGCCGGGATGTCAAGGCTGTTCATACCGATGTTCACAAGCTTTTAAAAACGGGGATTTTGGAAAAGACCGAATCAGGTAAAATTGAATTTCCCTATGATGAAATTCATGTAGATTTTGTGGTGAAATCGGTTAACGCCGCATAA
- a CDS encoding DUF6516 family protein, whose protein sequence is MEAELILKRKYPISINSFVELIIWSLPSPLPGSKHNFKYRFAFVVDNICVLRYDNEVGKGDHKHIGEKEVPYQFKSKENLIEDFLNDVNNWGT, encoded by the coding sequence ATGGAAGCTGAACTGATACTAAAAAGAAAATATCCGATTTCTATTAACAGTTTTGTGGAGTTAATTATTTGGTCGTTGCCATCGCCGCTTCCTGGCAGCAAGCACAATTTCAAGTATAGGTTTGCTTTTGTCGTAGATAACATCTGCGTCCTTCGATATGATAATGAGGTTGGTAAAGGAGATCATAAGCATATTGGCGAAAAAGAAGTGCCGTATCAGTTTAAATCCAAAGAAAATCTAATAGAAGATTTTCTCAATGATGTAAATAATTGGGGGACATAA
- a CDS encoding N-acetylglutaminylglutamine amidotransferase, translating into MCGICGEIVFDGTTANKETIARMNNKMTRRGPEHGAIYTKGRIGFGHRRLKIIDLSDASNQPFVDENLGLVLVFNGAIYNYKALRESLIQAGYTFSSTGDTETILKAYHCWGESCVEKFNGMFAFVIYDQRNDTVFMARDRLGIKPLYYHKTDRRLVFASSLPALLEAGGIEKEISSRALHYYMHFHAVVPAPYTLIQGVNKLCPGATMTVKSNGATVEQSYWSLDFRRDSEEERYDFEDWKRLLSDTLMKAVQRRLVADVPVGVLLSGGLDSSLIVGLLAHAGQKDIKTFSIGFETVDKEKGDEFEYSDTIARHFGTDHHKIQADAQKVLPNLPDCVRAMSEPMVSHDCIGFYLLSREVAKHVKVVQSGQGADEIFGGYHWYPPMMESQNPAADYANVFCDRSHQEFCDIVHERFRDKDFSREFIEQQFALPGARTAVDKALRMDATVMLVDDPVKRVDNMTMAASLEARVPFLDHELVELAAKIPPEFKISHGGKHILKEAARDIIPSKVIDRPKGYFPVPALKYIRGEYFDFVKNIVESPACKNRKITQDFYINSLLASPDTHITPLRGSKLWQVALLEFWLQEHRL; encoded by the coding sequence ATGTGTGGTATTTGTGGTGAAATTGTGTTTGACGGTACGACCGCAAACAAAGAAACAATCGCAAGGATGAATAATAAAATGACCCGGCGAGGGCCGGAGCATGGGGCCATATACACAAAAGGCCGGATTGGGTTTGGTCACCGTCGTTTGAAAATAATTGATCTTTCCGATGCTTCCAACCAGCCTTTTGTGGATGAAAATTTAGGCCTGGTTCTGGTGTTCAACGGCGCCATCTACAACTACAAGGCGCTTCGTGAAAGCCTGATACAAGCCGGATACACGTTTTCATCCACAGGAGATACGGAAACGATCCTTAAAGCCTATCACTGCTGGGGTGAATCCTGTGTGGAAAAATTTAACGGCATGTTTGCATTTGTCATCTATGACCAGCGCAACGACACGGTATTTATGGCCAGAGACCGGCTGGGCATTAAGCCGTTGTATTACCATAAAACAGACCGGCGCCTGGTTTTTGCGTCCTCTCTGCCGGCCCTGCTTGAAGCAGGCGGGATCGAAAAAGAGATTTCGTCCAGGGCATTGCACTATTACATGCACTTCCATGCCGTGGTGCCCGCCCCCTACACCCTGATTCAGGGGGTAAATAAACTTTGCCCCGGTGCCACCATGACGGTGAAAAGCAACGGCGCAACTGTTGAACAATCCTATTGGTCACTTGATTTCAGACGGGACAGCGAAGAAGAACGCTATGACTTCGAAGACTGGAAACGCCTGCTGTCCGATACCTTGATGAAAGCCGTTCAGCGCCGTCTGGTAGCGGATGTACCCGTCGGGGTGCTGCTGTCCGGTGGGCTTGATTCAAGTCTGATTGTGGGATTGCTGGCCCATGCCGGACAAAAGGATATTAAAACCTTTTCCATTGGGTTTGAAACTGTGGACAAGGAAAAGGGCGATGAATTTGAATATTCCGATACTATTGCCCGGCATTTTGGTACCGACCACCATAAAATCCAGGCGGATGCCCAAAAGGTACTGCCGAATCTGCCCGATTGCGTCCGGGCGATGAGCGAGCCCATGGTCTCCCATGACTGTATCGGCTTTTACCTTTTAAGCCGGGAAGTGGCCAAACACGTCAAAGTGGTCCAAAGCGGTCAGGGCGCAGACGAGATTTTTGGGGGGTATCATTGGTATCCGCCCATGATGGAAAGCCAAAATCCGGCCGCTGATTACGCAAATGTCTTTTGCGACCGTTCTCACCAGGAGTTTTGCGATATTGTTCATGAAAGATTTAGGGATAAAGACTTCAGCCGTGAGTTTATTGAACAGCAATTTGCCCTGCCCGGTGCCCGGACGGCGGTGGACAAGGCCCTGCGCATGGATGCCACTGTCATGCTGGTGGATGACCCGGTCAAGCGGGTGGATAACATGACCATGGCCGCAAGTCTGGAGGCCCGGGTACCCTTTCTGGACCATGAACTGGTGGAACTGGCCGCCAAAATTCCGCCGGAGTTTAAAATCAGCCACGGGGGCAAACATATTCTCAAAGAGGCGGCCAGGGATATTATCCCGTCCAAAGTCATAGACCGGCCCAAGGGGTATTTCCCGGTGCCCGCCCTGAAATACATCCGGGGCGAATACTTTGATTTTGTGAAAAATATTGTCGAAAGCCCGGCCTGTAAAAACCGGAAAATCACCCAGGACTTTTACATCAATTCTTTGCTGGCAAGCCCTGATACGCACATCACCCCGCTGCGGGGCTCAAAGCTTTGGCAGGTGGCACTTTTAGAATTCTGGTTGCAGGAACATAGGCTTTAG
- the ngg gene encoding N-acetylglutaminylglutamine synthetase yields MSKNSHRIEKGYGQSLRNWEKIENPATSSMQPNAFAEMGWGRLVFGHTFENNKRIVDAMCSHGRDTRDIAMYVIDPHVIIAMAPDKLFLDPSHTFRLWHYDHSRKETEDSRILTIQRLSTRQEADQINQIYAKCHMKGADPDFLLDQRATKLRTYLVAKPADSDRVVGTITGVDHVEAFNDPENGCSLWSLAVDPQAGVPGVGTCLVRHLAAHYFTKGRAFIDASVMHDNQEAIPLYEKLGFQRVPVFCIKRKNSINQTLYVAEHDTVQQMNPYARLIADEAKKRGIIVDVIDEEYGLFNLSLGSRSITCRESLSEMTSAVAMTKSDDKRLTRNLVSRVGIRTPEQIRHKDMNTSTAFMLQQGRVVVKPARGEQGEGISVDISEPGELETAIESAGNICSDILIETYVKGEDVRIIVINHEVVAAAVRKPPAITGTGSHTIRELIEKHNRRRMAATGGESFIPDDAETLRCLNKEALGYESVLENGRTVVVRKTANLHTGGTIHDVTDDISPALKQAAVTVSRTLDIPVTGLDFMVPDVSGDNYAFIEANERPGLANHEPQPTAQRFIDFLFPETVTE; encoded by the coding sequence ATGAGTAAAAACAGTCACAGAATAGAAAAAGGATATGGCCAGTCTTTACGGAACTGGGAAAAGATAGAAAATCCCGCCACCAGCAGTATGCAGCCCAATGCCTTTGCTGAAATGGGGTGGGGCCGCCTGGTGTTCGGCCATACCTTTGAAAACAACAAACGCATCGTAGACGCCATGTGTTCCCATGGTCGCGACACACGGGATATCGCCATGTACGTCATTGATCCCCATGTGATCATCGCCATGGCCCCTGATAAACTGTTTCTGGACCCCTCCCACACCTTTCGTCTGTGGCACTATGACCACAGCCGTAAAGAAACGGAAGACAGTCGGATACTTACCATTCAACGTTTGTCTACCCGGCAGGAGGCCGACCAGATCAACCAAATTTATGCCAAATGCCACATGAAAGGGGCGGACCCTGATTTTCTCCTGGACCAGCGGGCCACAAAACTTCGTACCTACCTTGTGGCCAAGCCGGCTGACAGCGACCGGGTGGTGGGCACCATTACGGGCGTTGACCATGTGGAGGCCTTTAATGACCCTGAAAACGGATGCAGTCTGTGGTCCCTGGCCGTGGATCCCCAGGCCGGGGTTCCGGGGGTGGGCACGTGTCTGGTGCGCCATCTGGCCGCCCACTATTTCACCAAGGGCCGGGCCTTTATTGATGCCAGTGTCATGCACGATAACCAAGAGGCCATTCCTTTGTACGAAAAGCTGGGGTTCCAGCGGGTACCGGTATTCTGCATCAAGCGTAAAAATTCCATCAACCAGACATTGTACGTTGCGGAACACGACACTGTGCAGCAGATGAACCCCTATGCCAGGCTCATTGCCGACGAGGCAAAAAAGCGCGGTATTATCGTGGATGTCATTGATGAGGAATACGGTCTTTTTAATTTGAGTCTGGGCAGCCGTTCCATCACCTGCCGGGAATCGTTGTCTGAAATGACATCTGCTGTTGCCATGACCAAGTCCGATGACAAACGACTGACCCGAAACCTTGTCTCCCGGGTCGGCATCCGCACCCCGGAACAAATCCGGCATAAAGATATGAACACTTCCACGGCGTTTATGTTACAGCAGGGCCGGGTGGTGGTTAAACCGGCGAGAGGAGAGCAGGGCGAGGGTATCAGTGTGGATATCAGTGAACCCGGGGAACTTGAAACCGCCATAGAAAGTGCCGGTAATATCTGCTCGGATATTCTCATTGAGACCTATGTTAAAGGGGAGGATGTAAGAATTATTGTGATTAACCATGAAGTTGTTGCCGCTGCCGTACGAAAACCGCCGGCCATTACCGGTACGGGCAGCCACACGATTCGTGAACTGATCGAAAAACACAACCGGCGGCGGATGGCTGCCACCGGTGGGGAAAGTTTTATCCCTGATGATGCAGAAACCCTTCGTTGCCTGAACAAAGAAGCGCTGGGTTATGAATCCGTCCTTGAAAACGGTCGCACTGTGGTGGTTCGCAAAACAGCCAATCTTCATACCGGTGGGACCATCCATGATGTGACCGATGATATCTCGCCTGCCTTGAAACAGGCGGCTGTGACCGTAAGCCGGACTTTGGATATTCCTGTCACAGGTCTTGATTTCATGGTGCCCGATGTCAGTGGAGACAATTACGCTTTTATTGAGGCCAACGAGCGCCCTGGCCTTGCCAACCACGAACCCCAGCCAACGGCCCAGCGGTTTATTGACTTTCTATTTCCAGAAACTGTAACGGAATGA